Proteins co-encoded in one Neodiprion lecontei isolate iyNeoLeco1 chromosome 3, iyNeoLeco1.1, whole genome shotgun sequence genomic window:
- the LOC107219512 gene encoding uncharacterized protein LOC107219512 isoform X1, translating into MRTENLPVFIVLLLASPTFARNTKYNASSSPSSIEIGADTNGQEVQNTLTPTEAKTKELAKAETNPTRTPGTSDDVTTHHGAAGFGVNNSEQESTTARILKSDNGAVTFSSRITSGNNQSVKFIPVGKDLTNVSKNGAIENNLSAKNKPVPYPVRRDLGHLESQEKGVGIESEFMKVSTVNGKASSKTFPRTLNPYRETPDNLSKILLYPINGTTAVYRETTFKPILPDGLIKKTVDANNGQDDSYLPFSSWSRMAAEDIDVKKPDDERHMPANENLESIDADVIEATNFGLEAMNNLYYITEPKLFSMGLFLTDDNPARYVAAFNDQSEEARQLARFGFAALESAKSFVSKHPKISRTETLIKTTRRTALHRQCPRRGIPPCPPASLRYRTSDGSCNNPNELWWGSAMSAMQRLLNAAYDDGIQSIRRSTNGTLLPSAREISSFIHQDHDIPLASVTHMLMQWGQFVDHDVTATGQGRAFNGTVPQCCLNGGGSFQPPNFMHPECLPIPVPATDRFYGPLGVRCLEFVRSGPAPREDCGFGPRDQLSGVTSYLDASTVYGSNVQTSDSLRLFRNGLLQYGKIQSRKPLLPRQGSDLCRRGSLDTNCFRAGDGRLTEQPALISLHVIFLRQHNRIATELAALNPHWSDEKLFQETRRIIGAIVQHITYREFLPIVLGPEVIKAFDLEIKRKGYYEGYDSTVNPNIANAFAAAAYRFGHSLVQRSFVRYDTNHRPIFNNVTIHDEFNNPVNLHTVGALDRLLLGLINQPSQKRDEFITEELTNHLFETPGFGFGMDLASLNIQRGRDHGLPPYVDWREPCGLSPVRIWEDLNRVMPASVAKKFRFLYSSVEDIDLFPAGLSEKPVPGGLVGPTFACIIAQQFSNLRKGDRFWYENPNRESSFTAAQLQQIKRITLAQILCKNTESIETIQPFVFLTPDTARNDRIPCDTEIIGTFNLDPWAERLPPEQRTKHRKRTRLSSTIRKENRRNNHLKDETNDSNSQAKLISPTVEHESAEAQARVSSEEKSFFPFFKPVRTGVNQQNKVVIRRPLDTHENLTILVQNHAVNSPVFVSDSIKGSNFQFTQSNDDRYKPNHVSTARPIERPVTYDDWYTSPRPIYYDDTEPNPVSIPQVTHRPVPRPKPKPQSKPSSYGNPTSHPRPYIPQGFNDPSNPNPPNYGFASRPTNNYAPSNSFFDAFPATTTQRPTLYTFYTTYKKPIPTQRPDPYYYEQNRPQSDKNQYHQYQQHDSFSESQGYHEPSNPSTPSYSVVKPIHEADDQIAPQKPIYDQSWTSDTTYEYSWNSRPSQSDTGGWADVSVEPLVKPSYGKPSQTRPASPPSRPDGGYWTEYSATTKKYLTPHHYYDTEYQIHNAEANINPRPFKKQGVSIITEIDNGSYYPSKQRQPVQNERDIPKPLHQVGRDHPADVAEHKNTYEIELIHQISDERKRPGQLYYEKNVLHRYPDENLTAIKDISNGYVNAPYDLNKNIGSYKNKHDGIIVDRIIFDSKYQIEKLDPNRGGGPGPTADMETKAQVSRDEPKLTTTATIVLEEPDNEYYDGGDDYDDDEGEEMVGAYSEKSEHFVASDVLTSHIEWINVNENSSLTSNPEMPNLVSDGLVGTREIPKPLEQRKPAS; encoded by the exons ATGAGAACTGAAAATCT ACCCGTTTTCATCGTCCTTTTACTGGCATCACCGACCTTCGCACGCAACACAAAATACAACGCATCGAGTTCTCCTTCCTCCATCGAAATCGGAGCCGATACAAATGGCCAAGAAGTACAAAACACACTAACACCCACCGAAGCGAAAACCAAAGAATTAGCCAAGGCTGAAACAAATCCAACCAGGACTCCAGGAACCAGCGATGACGTTACAACGCACCATGGTGCCGCAGGTTTCGGCGTGAATAACAGCGAGCAGGAATCAACGACAGCCAGAATCCTGAAATCAGACAACGGAGCGGTGACCTTTTCGTCGAGGATCACGAGTGGGAATAACCAAAGCGTCAAATTTATCCCCGTTGGGAAAGACTTGACGAACGTTTCAAAAAACGGAGCAATTGAGAACAACTTGTCCGCGAAGAATAAGCCTGTTCCTTACCCCGTGAGAAGAGACTTGGGGCATTTGGAATCGCAAGAAAAAGGAGTCGGAATCGAGTCGGAGTTTATGAAGGTCTCGACAGTGAATGGCAAGGCATCCTCTAAAACGTTCCCGCGGACTTTGAACCCCTACCGTGAAACTCCTGACAACCTTTCCAAGATTCTACTCTACCCTATCAACGGTACAACCGCCGTTTACCGCGAGACAACCTTCAAGCCAATTTTGCCGGACGGGTTGATAAAGAAGACGGTAGACGCGAACAATGGCCAGGATGACAGCTATCTTCCATTTTCGAGTTGGAGTAGGATGGCTGCTGAAGATATAGACGTCAAAAAACCAGACGACGAGAGGCACATGCCTGCCAATGAGAACCTCGAGTCAATAGACGCAGATGTCATCGAAGCTACCAACTTCGGGCTCGAGGCCATGAACAACCTGTACTACATCACCGAGCCAAAACTATTCTCAATGG GATTGTTTCTAACCGACGACAACCCAGCACGTTACGTAGCCGCGTTCAACGATCAGTCTGAAGAAGCCAGACAGCTTGCGAGATTCGGATTTGCCGCGCTTGAAAGCGCCAAATCGTTTGTTAGCAA ACATCCAAAAATAAGCAGAACGGAGACACTCATTAAAACCACACGACGCACGGCGCTCCATCGTCAATGTCCTCGACGGGGAATTCCCCCGTGTCCTCCGGCAAGCCTGAGATATCGCACGAGCGACGGTAGCTGCAACAACCCGAATGAACTTTGGTGGGGTTCAGCTATGTCGGCAATGCAAAG GCTTCTAAATGCCGCCTATGATGACGGGATTCAATCCATTCGCAGATCTACGAATGGAACATTGCTACCGAGTGCCAGAGAAATATCCAGCTTTATTCACCAAGACCACGATATTCCCCTGGCTTCTGTTACTCACATGTTGATGCAGTGGGGTCAATTTGTCGATCATGATGTCACCG CAACCGGACAGGGCAGAGCTTTCAACGGAACTGTTCCTCAATGTTGTTTGAACGGAGGAGGATCTTTCCAGCCTCCAAATTTCATG CATCCCGAGTGTCTGCCCATTCCTGTACCGGCTACGGACAGGTTCTACGGTCCTCTGGGTGTGAGATGTTTAGAATTCGTTCGAAGCGGACCAGCGCCACGTGAGGACTGTGGATTCGGTCCCAGGGACCAACTCTCCGGGGTTACGAGTTACTTGGATGCGTCCACCGTATATGGCAGCAACGTACAGACAAGCGACAGTCTAAGACTCTTCAGGAATG GCCTTCTACAATacggaaaaattcaatcgaGGAAACCCCTACTTCCCAGACAGGGAAGTGATCTATGCAGACGTGGGTCTTTAGACACAAACTGCTTCCGAGCAGGAGATGGTCGACTTACTGAACAGCCGGCGTTGATATCATTGCACGTTATATTCCTCCGGCAACACAATAGAATCGCGACCGAATTGGCAGCACTGAATCCACACTGgagcgatgaaaaattgtttcaagaAACAAGACGAATTATCGGAGCCATTGTACAGCATATTACGTATCGCGAATTTCTCCCCATTGTATTAG gTCCCGAAGTCATCAAAGCTTTCGATTTGGAAATTAAGAGGAAAGGGTACTACGAAGGGTACGATTCCACGGTCAACCCGAATATAGCTAATGCTTTCGCTGCTGCGGCCTATCGATTTGGTCACTCTTTGGTTCAGCGTAGTTTTGTCAGATACGATACTAATCATCGTCCAATATTCAACa ACGTTACAATCCATGATGAATTCAACAATCCTGTGAACCTCCACACCGTTGGTGCCTTAGACCGTCTTCTTCTCGGTCTAATAAACCAGCCATCTCAAAAAAGAGACGAGTTCATAACAGAAGAATTGACAAACCACTTGTTCGAAACCCCGGGTTTTGGATTCGGGATGGACCTTGCCTCTTTGAACATCCAGCGAGGAAGAGACCACGGGTTGCCACCTTACGTAGACTGGCGCGAACCCTGCGGTCTGTCGCCAGTTAGAATCTGGGAAGATTTGAATCGTGTCATGCCAGCGTCGGTAGCAAAGAAATTTAGATTTCTCTACTCCTCCGTCGAAGACATAGACCTGTTCCCAGCTGGATTATCTGAAAAACCAGTTCCCGGTGGACTTGTGGGGCCAACGTTTGCCTGCATAATTGCACAGCAGTTCAGCAATCTTCGTAAGGGAGATAGGTTCTGGTACGAAAATCCAAATAGAGAGAGTAGTTTCACCGCCGCACAGCTACAGCAGATCAAGCGCATCACACTTGCgcaaatattgtgtaaaaatacGGAAAGCATTGAAACTATACAGCCGTTCGTCTTTTTGACACCAGACACGGCAAGGAATGACAGGATTCCATGTGACACTGAGATCATTGGTACTTTTAACTTAGATCCCTGGGCTGAGAGATTGCCACCAGAACAACGAACCAAACACAGAAAGAGAACAAGACTTAGCTCAACAATTCGTAAGGAAAACAGAAGAAACAATCATCTGAAAGACGAAACTAACGATAGCAATTCACAAGCCAAATTAATCAGTCCAACCGTAGAACATGAAAGCGCTGAAGCGCAAGCAAGAGTCAGCTCAGAGGAAAAGTCGttcttcccattttttaaaccgGTGAGGACTGGTGTGAATCAGCAAAACAAAGTTGTGATAAGACGGCCCTTGGATACGCATGAAAATCTTACCATACTTGTGCAAAACCACGCGGTGAACTCACCGGTTTTTGTAAGTGATTCAATAAAAGGGAGCAATTTTCAGTTCACCCAGTCCAACGATGATCGGTACAAGCCGAACCACGTATCGACTGCCAGGCCGATTGAGAGACCAGTGACATACGACGACTGGTACACGTCGCCAAGGCCGATCTACTATGACGACACTGAGCCCAACCCCGTTTCCATACCGCAGGTGACCCATAGGCCAGTGCCAAGGCCTAAACCGAAGCCTCAATCGAAGCCATCGAGCTATGGGAACCCCACATCTCACCCGAGACCTTACATCCCACAGGGTTTTAATGACCCCAGCAATCCGAACCCCCCAAACTACGGTTTCGCTTCTCGACCAACAAACAACTATGCGCCGAGCAATTCTTTTTTCGATGCGTTTCCCGCCACCACAACTCAGAGACCAACTCTTTACACTTTTTATACGACTTACAAAAAGCCCATCCCGACACAACGTCCCGATCCCTACTATTATGAACAAAACCGACCTCAGAGTGACAAGAACCAGTATCATCAGTACCAGCAGCATGATTCCTTCTCAGAATCCCAGGGTTACCATGAGCCTTCTAATCCATCTACCCCTTCCTATTCCGTGGTGAAGCCGATCCATGAAGCTGACGATCAAATCGCGCCCCAGAAACCGATCTACGACCAAAGCTGGACCTCGGATACGACCTACGAATACAGTTGGAACAGCAGACCAAGTCAAAGTGATACTGGGGGGTGGGCTGATGTTTCTGTTGAACCCTTAGTTAAGCCATCTTACGGAAAACCGTCGCAAACCAGACCGGCATCCCCACCGTCGAGACCGGATGGTGGGTATTGGACTGAATATTCGGCAACAACGAAGAAGTATCTTACACCCCATCATTACTACGACACAGAGTACCAGATACACAATGCCGAGGCGAACATCAACCCCAGACCGTTCAAAAAACAGGGCGTTAGCATAATCACTGAGATCGATAACGGAAGTTATTACCCCAGCAAACAGAGACAACCGGTTCAGAATGAGAGGGACATTCCAAAACCGTTGCACCAGGTGGGACGTGATCACCCTGCTGACGTTGCAGAACACAAGAATACGTACGAGATCGAATTGATCCATCAAATTTCAGACGAACGAAAGAGACCAGGACAGCTGTACtacgaaaaaaatgttttgcaCCGGTATCCGGACGAAAACTTAACTGCAATTAAAGATATAAGTAACGGCTACGTTAATGCGCCGtatgatttgaataaaaacattggcagttacaaaaacaaacacGACGGGATCATAGTCgacagaattatttttgacagtAAATACCAAATCGAAAAATTGGATCCTAACAGAGGTGGAGGTCCTGGTCCAACGGCAGACATGGAGACAAAAGCCCAAGTGTCTCGCGATGAACCTAAGCTGACCACCACAGCTACAATCGTCCTGGAGGAGCCAGACAATGAGTACTACGACGGTGGAGATGACTACGACGATGACGAAGGGGAAGAAATGGTTGGCGcgtattcagaaaaatcagaACACTTTGTTGCCTCAGATGTACTGACAAG TCACATCGAATGGATAAACGTGAACGAGAATTCTAGCTTAACATCAAACCCTGAAATGCCGAACCTCGTGTCTGATGGACTCGTTGGTACCAGGGAAATACCCAAGCCTTTGGAACAACGTAAGCCAGCCTCATAG
- the LOC107219512 gene encoding uncharacterized protein LOC107219512 isoform X2, producing the protein MKVSTVNGKASSKTFPRTLNPYRETPDNLSKILLYPINGTTAVYRETTFKPILPDGLIKKTVDANNGQDDSYLPFSSWSRMAAEDIDVKKPDDERHMPANENLESIDADVIEATNFGLEAMNNLYYITEPKLFSMGLFLTDDNPARYVAAFNDQSEEARQLARFGFAALESAKSFVSKHPKISRTETLIKTTRRTALHRQCPRRGIPPCPPASLRYRTSDGSCNNPNELWWGSAMSAMQRLLNAAYDDGIQSIRRSTNGTLLPSAREISSFIHQDHDIPLASVTHMLMQWGQFVDHDVTATGQGRAFNGTVPQCCLNGGGSFQPPNFMHPECLPIPVPATDRFYGPLGVRCLEFVRSGPAPREDCGFGPRDQLSGVTSYLDASTVYGSNVQTSDSLRLFRNGLLQYGKIQSRKPLLPRQGSDLCRRGSLDTNCFRAGDGRLTEQPALISLHVIFLRQHNRIATELAALNPHWSDEKLFQETRRIIGAIVQHITYREFLPIVLGPEVIKAFDLEIKRKGYYEGYDSTVNPNIANAFAAAAYRFGHSLVQRSFVRYDTNHRPIFNNVTIHDEFNNPVNLHTVGALDRLLLGLINQPSQKRDEFITEELTNHLFETPGFGFGMDLASLNIQRGRDHGLPPYVDWREPCGLSPVRIWEDLNRVMPASVAKKFRFLYSSVEDIDLFPAGLSEKPVPGGLVGPTFACIIAQQFSNLRKGDRFWYENPNRESSFTAAQLQQIKRITLAQILCKNTESIETIQPFVFLTPDTARNDRIPCDTEIIGTFNLDPWAERLPPEQRTKHRKRTRLSSTIRKENRRNNHLKDETNDSNSQAKLISPTVEHESAEAQARVSSEEKSFFPFFKPVRTGVNQQNKVVIRRPLDTHENLTILVQNHAVNSPVFVSDSIKGSNFQFTQSNDDRYKPNHVSTARPIERPVTYDDWYTSPRPIYYDDTEPNPVSIPQVTHRPVPRPKPKPQSKPSSYGNPTSHPRPYIPQGFNDPSNPNPPNYGFASRPTNNYAPSNSFFDAFPATTTQRPTLYTFYTTYKKPIPTQRPDPYYYEQNRPQSDKNQYHQYQQHDSFSESQGYHEPSNPSTPSYSVVKPIHEADDQIAPQKPIYDQSWTSDTTYEYSWNSRPSQSDTGGWADVSVEPLVKPSYGKPSQTRPASPPSRPDGGYWTEYSATTKKYLTPHHYYDTEYQIHNAEANINPRPFKKQGVSIITEIDNGSYYPSKQRQPVQNERDIPKPLHQVGRDHPADVAEHKNTYEIELIHQISDERKRPGQLYYEKNVLHRYPDENLTAIKDISNGYVNAPYDLNKNIGSYKNKHDGIIVDRIIFDSKYQIEKLDPNRGGGPGPTADMETKAQVSRDEPKLTTTATIVLEEPDNEYYDGGDDYDDDEGEEMVGAYSEKSEHFVASDVLTSHIEWINVNENSSLTSNPEMPNLVSDGLVGTREIPKPLEQRKPAS; encoded by the exons ATGAAGGTCTCGACAGTGAATGGCAAGGCATCCTCTAAAACGTTCCCGCGGACTTTGAACCCCTACCGTGAAACTCCTGACAACCTTTCCAAGATTCTACTCTACCCTATCAACGGTACAACCGCCGTTTACCGCGAGACAACCTTCAAGCCAATTTTGCCGGACGGGTTGATAAAGAAGACGGTAGACGCGAACAATGGCCAGGATGACAGCTATCTTCCATTTTCGAGTTGGAGTAGGATGGCTGCTGAAGATATAGACGTCAAAAAACCAGACGACGAGAGGCACATGCCTGCCAATGAGAACCTCGAGTCAATAGACGCAGATGTCATCGAAGCTACCAACTTCGGGCTCGAGGCCATGAACAACCTGTACTACATCACCGAGCCAAAACTATTCTCAATGG GATTGTTTCTAACCGACGACAACCCAGCACGTTACGTAGCCGCGTTCAACGATCAGTCTGAAGAAGCCAGACAGCTTGCGAGATTCGGATTTGCCGCGCTTGAAAGCGCCAAATCGTTTGTTAGCAA ACATCCAAAAATAAGCAGAACGGAGACACTCATTAAAACCACACGACGCACGGCGCTCCATCGTCAATGTCCTCGACGGGGAATTCCCCCGTGTCCTCCGGCAAGCCTGAGATATCGCACGAGCGACGGTAGCTGCAACAACCCGAATGAACTTTGGTGGGGTTCAGCTATGTCGGCAATGCAAAG GCTTCTAAATGCCGCCTATGATGACGGGATTCAATCCATTCGCAGATCTACGAATGGAACATTGCTACCGAGTGCCAGAGAAATATCCAGCTTTATTCACCAAGACCACGATATTCCCCTGGCTTCTGTTACTCACATGTTGATGCAGTGGGGTCAATTTGTCGATCATGATGTCACCG CAACCGGACAGGGCAGAGCTTTCAACGGAACTGTTCCTCAATGTTGTTTGAACGGAGGAGGATCTTTCCAGCCTCCAAATTTCATG CATCCCGAGTGTCTGCCCATTCCTGTACCGGCTACGGACAGGTTCTACGGTCCTCTGGGTGTGAGATGTTTAGAATTCGTTCGAAGCGGACCAGCGCCACGTGAGGACTGTGGATTCGGTCCCAGGGACCAACTCTCCGGGGTTACGAGTTACTTGGATGCGTCCACCGTATATGGCAGCAACGTACAGACAAGCGACAGTCTAAGACTCTTCAGGAATG GCCTTCTACAATacggaaaaattcaatcgaGGAAACCCCTACTTCCCAGACAGGGAAGTGATCTATGCAGACGTGGGTCTTTAGACACAAACTGCTTCCGAGCAGGAGATGGTCGACTTACTGAACAGCCGGCGTTGATATCATTGCACGTTATATTCCTCCGGCAACACAATAGAATCGCGACCGAATTGGCAGCACTGAATCCACACTGgagcgatgaaaaattgtttcaagaAACAAGACGAATTATCGGAGCCATTGTACAGCATATTACGTATCGCGAATTTCTCCCCATTGTATTAG gTCCCGAAGTCATCAAAGCTTTCGATTTGGAAATTAAGAGGAAAGGGTACTACGAAGGGTACGATTCCACGGTCAACCCGAATATAGCTAATGCTTTCGCTGCTGCGGCCTATCGATTTGGTCACTCTTTGGTTCAGCGTAGTTTTGTCAGATACGATACTAATCATCGTCCAATATTCAACa ACGTTACAATCCATGATGAATTCAACAATCCTGTGAACCTCCACACCGTTGGTGCCTTAGACCGTCTTCTTCTCGGTCTAATAAACCAGCCATCTCAAAAAAGAGACGAGTTCATAACAGAAGAATTGACAAACCACTTGTTCGAAACCCCGGGTTTTGGATTCGGGATGGACCTTGCCTCTTTGAACATCCAGCGAGGAAGAGACCACGGGTTGCCACCTTACGTAGACTGGCGCGAACCCTGCGGTCTGTCGCCAGTTAGAATCTGGGAAGATTTGAATCGTGTCATGCCAGCGTCGGTAGCAAAGAAATTTAGATTTCTCTACTCCTCCGTCGAAGACATAGACCTGTTCCCAGCTGGATTATCTGAAAAACCAGTTCCCGGTGGACTTGTGGGGCCAACGTTTGCCTGCATAATTGCACAGCAGTTCAGCAATCTTCGTAAGGGAGATAGGTTCTGGTACGAAAATCCAAATAGAGAGAGTAGTTTCACCGCCGCACAGCTACAGCAGATCAAGCGCATCACACTTGCgcaaatattgtgtaaaaatacGGAAAGCATTGAAACTATACAGCCGTTCGTCTTTTTGACACCAGACACGGCAAGGAATGACAGGATTCCATGTGACACTGAGATCATTGGTACTTTTAACTTAGATCCCTGGGCTGAGAGATTGCCACCAGAACAACGAACCAAACACAGAAAGAGAACAAGACTTAGCTCAACAATTCGTAAGGAAAACAGAAGAAACAATCATCTGAAAGACGAAACTAACGATAGCAATTCACAAGCCAAATTAATCAGTCCAACCGTAGAACATGAAAGCGCTGAAGCGCAAGCAAGAGTCAGCTCAGAGGAAAAGTCGttcttcccattttttaaaccgGTGAGGACTGGTGTGAATCAGCAAAACAAAGTTGTGATAAGACGGCCCTTGGATACGCATGAAAATCTTACCATACTTGTGCAAAACCACGCGGTGAACTCACCGGTTTTTGTAAGTGATTCAATAAAAGGGAGCAATTTTCAGTTCACCCAGTCCAACGATGATCGGTACAAGCCGAACCACGTATCGACTGCCAGGCCGATTGAGAGACCAGTGACATACGACGACTGGTACACGTCGCCAAGGCCGATCTACTATGACGACACTGAGCCCAACCCCGTTTCCATACCGCAGGTGACCCATAGGCCAGTGCCAAGGCCTAAACCGAAGCCTCAATCGAAGCCATCGAGCTATGGGAACCCCACATCTCACCCGAGACCTTACATCCCACAGGGTTTTAATGACCCCAGCAATCCGAACCCCCCAAACTACGGTTTCGCTTCTCGACCAACAAACAACTATGCGCCGAGCAATTCTTTTTTCGATGCGTTTCCCGCCACCACAACTCAGAGACCAACTCTTTACACTTTTTATACGACTTACAAAAAGCCCATCCCGACACAACGTCCCGATCCCTACTATTATGAACAAAACCGACCTCAGAGTGACAAGAACCAGTATCATCAGTACCAGCAGCATGATTCCTTCTCAGAATCCCAGGGTTACCATGAGCCTTCTAATCCATCTACCCCTTCCTATTCCGTGGTGAAGCCGATCCATGAAGCTGACGATCAAATCGCGCCCCAGAAACCGATCTACGACCAAAGCTGGACCTCGGATACGACCTACGAATACAGTTGGAACAGCAGACCAAGTCAAAGTGATACTGGGGGGTGGGCTGATGTTTCTGTTGAACCCTTAGTTAAGCCATCTTACGGAAAACCGTCGCAAACCAGACCGGCATCCCCACCGTCGAGACCGGATGGTGGGTATTGGACTGAATATTCGGCAACAACGAAGAAGTATCTTACACCCCATCATTACTACGACACAGAGTACCAGATACACAATGCCGAGGCGAACATCAACCCCAGACCGTTCAAAAAACAGGGCGTTAGCATAATCACTGAGATCGATAACGGAAGTTATTACCCCAGCAAACAGAGACAACCGGTTCAGAATGAGAGGGACATTCCAAAACCGTTGCACCAGGTGGGACGTGATCACCCTGCTGACGTTGCAGAACACAAGAATACGTACGAGATCGAATTGATCCATCAAATTTCAGACGAACGAAAGAGACCAGGACAGCTGTACtacgaaaaaaatgttttgcaCCGGTATCCGGACGAAAACTTAACTGCAATTAAAGATATAAGTAACGGCTACGTTAATGCGCCGtatgatttgaataaaaacattggcagttacaaaaacaaacacGACGGGATCATAGTCgacagaattatttttgacagtAAATACCAAATCGAAAAATTGGATCCTAACAGAGGTGGAGGTCCTGGTCCAACGGCAGACATGGAGACAAAAGCCCAAGTGTCTCGCGATGAACCTAAGCTGACCACCACAGCTACAATCGTCCTGGAGGAGCCAGACAATGAGTACTACGACGGTGGAGATGACTACGACGATGACGAAGGGGAAGAAATGGTTGGCGcgtattcagaaaaatcagaACACTTTGTTGCCTCAGATGTACTGACAAG TCACATCGAATGGATAAACGTGAACGAGAATTCTAGCTTAACATCAAACCCTGAAATGCCGAACCTCGTGTCTGATGGACTCGTTGGTACCAGGGAAATACCCAAGCCTTTGGAACAACGTAAGCCAGCCTCATAG